AAGAAAATTAGATATAAAACCATCATTGCTCCACTTACTAAGTCAATTGAGGGCAATCTTAATAAATATGCTACATGACTTATTGCAAAAACAAATAACATAACACCCCATTGAACTTTACTAGTATTATTTATAAAACCCTTTGTATCTCCTATTAACATTTGTCTAAATGGTAAAAATAAAAAGAGATAAACAGGAATACAGATTATAAAGACTTCATACCATTGAATATAGGCTAGATAATACTGAAATATAATTACTAAATATCCATAAAACATAATTCTTCTATCTGTAAGTCTTGTGGGAATTAAAGTAAAATATTCTTTTAAAGCTAAATAACTTAAAAGAGCAAAAAATATCATGGCTAAAATGTCATTTAAAAAAACAGATATAGCAAAAATAAGTATCATATAAAACCATGATTTTGTTCTATCGTATAGCTCTGTGTAAGGTTTGTTATTTTTCTTTTGAAGATATTTTATTACTAAAAAAGCAAAAACTAAAATTGAAAAGATTATTGAAAAAGTAGTTAAAATAGTACTATTTAAGATATTCATATATTTACCTTCTTCCATCTATTTATCATAGTTAAAAATGCTAAAACTATGGCAATAGTTACGATGATGTTTAATATAGTAAAATTTATACCTATAGCAAAAAGTAAAGAGATAAGCCCAATAACAAAAGCTCTATCACTTTTTCCCATAGGTCCATCATATCTTCTATCATTATAAACAGCTTGTGCACTAATACCTATAAATTCTGTGAATATTGAAATAACTACAAATAGTACAACTATTATAGGATTTATTAGAAAAGCAAATGGTAGGTATAAAACTGCATCTGAAACTACATCAGTAATTTCATTTAACATAGCTCCTGTTTTTGTCTTCATATCGTGTTCTTTTGCAAGCATTCCATCTATTGCATTTAAAGCCATTCTTATGAACATAACAAAAGGTATAAAAAGTAAAAAATATTTATTTACTAATCCTAATAGAACAAATATTCCTCCTACAAAAGATAATAACATAGCCCAAATCGTAACTTGATTTGCTGTATATCCTTTTGAAGCAAGGTTTTTAACAATGGGTCTTAATAAAGCTTGGAATTTTGGTTTTAAGTCGTATATTGTCAATATGATTTCCTATTGGTATTTAGAACATAATAATATTTATTATAACAAAGTATAATAATATAATCCTTTAAAAGTAACATAACATTAGTTTAGGTAAAATCACGAAAACTAAAGTACAATTCTTTAGAATTTTGCTACTTTTTATAAGTTATATTAAAAAGTAGACATAAAAAATATAGGAAATTATAAATGGCAATTTATACATGTGGACACACAACTCCTGATTCAGATTCTATCTGTTCAGCTATTTCATTAGGGTATTTATTAAATAAAATAGGAAGAGAAGCAATTCCTGCAAGACAAGGACCAGTTAGTCCTGAAACACAATTTATTTTAGATAGATTTGGTTTTGAAGCACCAATATTAAAAACTGAGTTTGCTGGTGAAGAATTATTTATTACTGATTATTCTGATAAAGGTCAAGCACCAAAAGATATTGATGAGGCTACTGTAGTTGGTATTGTTGACCATCATAAGTTAGGTGATATTACTACTTCCACTCCTTTAGAGTGTTGGATTAGACCTGTTGGTTGTACAAATACAATTGTTAAAGAGATGTATGATTATCATGGTATTGAAATACCAAAAGATATTGCTGGAATTATGTTATGTGCAATTTTATCTGATACGGTTATTTTTAAATCACCAACTTGTACTGATATTGATATAAAAATAGTAAGAGAACTTGCTGAGATTGCAGGTATTGAAGATTTTGGTGCACTTGGAATGGAAATGTTCAAAGTAAAATCAGCAGTTGAAGGTGTTCCTGTTAGAGAATTAATTTTAAGAGATTATAAACCATTTGATATGCATGGAAATGCAGTTGGAATTGGACAACTTGAAGTTATTGATTTAGCAATTTTTGATACAATTAAAGATGATTTAGAAGCAGATTTAGAAGACTTAAGAGCAGAGAATAATCTTCATACGGCATGTTTACTTTTAACTGATATTATGAAAGAAGGTTCAGAAGTAATTGTAGCTTCTTTAGATAATTCAGTTTTTGAATCAGCATTTGACGTTGAATTAGAAGATGGAAAAGTTTGGTTAGATGGTTGCTTATCTAGAAAAAAACAAATTATTCCTTTCTTAGAACCTGCATTTGCATAAATTTTTTAAACAATCCTTTTAAAGGGATTGTTTAAGATTTTTGTTTCTGATAATTATTTATAAAGATTTAAATAACTAAAGCATTTTATTTCAATTTGTAATATAATTTATATCTCTTATTTTTTTATAGTAAAATATTAAAAAACTAGGATATATAAATGGCTGAACAACTAAAAGAGTTATTCTCAAAAGATTTTGTAGAATTTATTTCTATTAAAATAAAAGAGTATTATTCTACTTTTGATGAAAAAAACTTTCAAAAAAAGATTTTTAATAAAAACTGGAAAAACCTAGAACTAAAAGAGAGGATGCGCTTTATAGTTCTAAATTTAAATGACTTCATTCCTATTCCTTATATTGAACAATTAGAAGTTTTAAAAAAAGTAAAAAAAGATTTAGAATATAAAGA
This window of the Arcobacter sp. LA11 genome carries:
- a CDS encoding phosphatidate cytidylyltransferase; translated protein: MNILNSTILTTFSIIFSILVFAFLVIKYLQKKNNKPYTELYDRTKSWFYMILIFAISVFLNDILAMIFFALLSYLALKEYFTLIPTRLTDRRIMFYGYLVIIFQYYLAYIQWYEVFIICIPVYLFLFLPFRQMLIGDTKGFINNTSKVQWGVMLFVFAISHVAYLLRLPSIDLVSGAMMVLYLIFLTELNDILQYVCGKSFGKRKIIPKVSPNKTVEGFVGAMILTTTLAVVFSYLTPFTILEAIGAGLIINIGGFIGDVVVSMVKRDVGVKDGGNMIAGHGGIIDRIDSLTYTAPLFFHYVYYLYY
- a CDS encoding CDP-alcohol phosphatidyltransferase family protein, whose product is MTIYDLKPKFQALLRPIVKNLASKGYTANQVTIWAMLLSFVGGIFVLLGLVNKYFLLFIPFVMFIRMALNAIDGMLAKEHDMKTKTGAMLNEITDVVSDAVLYLPFAFLINPIIVVLFVVISIFTEFIGISAQAVYNDRRYDGPMGKSDRAFVIGLISLLFAIGINFTILNIIVTIAIVLAFLTMINRWKKVNI
- a CDS encoding manganese-dependent inorganic pyrophosphatase yields the protein MAIYTCGHTTPDSDSICSAISLGYLLNKIGREAIPARQGPVSPETQFILDRFGFEAPILKTEFAGEELFITDYSDKGQAPKDIDEATVVGIVDHHKLGDITTSTPLECWIRPVGCTNTIVKEMYDYHGIEIPKDIAGIMLCAILSDTVIFKSPTCTDIDIKIVRELAEIAGIEDFGALGMEMFKVKSAVEGVPVRELILRDYKPFDMHGNAVGIGQLEVIDLAIFDTIKDDLEADLEDLRAENNLHTACLLLTDIMKEGSEVIVASLDNSVFESAFDVELEDGKVWLDGCLSRKKQIIPFLEPAFA